The proteins below are encoded in one region of Mangifera indica cultivar Alphonso chromosome 7, CATAS_Mindica_2.1, whole genome shotgun sequence:
- the LOC123221100 gene encoding protein CDC73 homolog isoform X1, whose translation MDPLSALRDFTIRGELDKVTQTQNEIRFGSDYTFASSIETPFRSKQGNLYTLQTLVFFIKNNSLKHTEYIQTARAHRIPPVTLPDRKPLFEYLNGKIDSSDQIEFHLPQNPNSLDGPHGETFTNGDEITRNINFNNSVATVDGGKGFENLENIGYMALIRAAERPLKDREQLLECKNSDFYSVLVSSTRREEERQRIESQQRKDGLVAKNRLMGVDERGLGYGGDEGFETTPKPKMLQLKGGKIGEGVPIILVPSAFQTLITIYNVKEFLEDGVYIPTDVKVKNMNGVRPDCVTVQKKFSRDRDQVVKAYEVRDKPSALKAEDWDRVVAVFVLGKEWQFKDWPFKDHVEIFNKIIGFFMRFEDDSVESAKIVKQWNVKIISISKNKRHQDRAAALEVWDRLEEFVRSRSHS comes from the exons ATGGATCCTCTATCGGCACTGCGTGACTTCACAATCCGCGGCGAGCTCGACAAGGTCACCCAGACGCAAAATGAAATCCGCTTCGGCTCAGATTACACCTTCGCTTCGTCGATTGAAACCCCTTTTCGATCCAAACAAGGCAATCTCTACACTCTTCAAACCCTCGTTTTCTTTATCAAAAACAACAGTCTCAAGCACACTGAGTATATCCAGACCGCCCGTGCCCACCGCATCCCCCCCGTTACTCTCCCCGATCGTAAACCCCTCTTCGAATACCTCAACGGTAAAATCGACTCCTCCGACCAGATCGAATTCCACCTCCCTCAAAACCCTAACTCCCTTGATGGGCCCCACGGCGAAACCTTTACAAACGGTGACGAGATTACgagaaatatcaattttaataacagtGTTGCCACGGTTGATGGCGGAAAAGGTTTTGAAAATCTTGAAAACATTGGTTACATGGCTTTGATCAGAGCGGCGGAGAGACCGTTGAAGGACCGTGAGCAGCTGTTGGAGTGTAAAAACAGTGATTTTTATAGTGTTCTTGTGTCGTCAACGAGGCGGGAGGAGGAGAGACAGAGAATTGAGTCACAACAGAGGAAGGATGGGTTAGTGGCGAAGAATAGGCTAATGGGAGTTGACGAGAGAGGGTTAGGTTATGGTGGTGATGAGGGTTTTGAAACAACGCCAAAGCCGAAGATGTTGCAACTGAAAGGTGGAAAGATTGGTGAAGGCGTGCCAATAATTCTGGTGCCAAGTGCGTTTCAAACTTTGATAACTATTTACAATGTGAAGGAATTTTTGGAAGATGGGGTGTATATTCCTACTGATGTGAAGGTGAAGAACATGAATGGGGTGAGGCCGGACTGTGTGACAGTGCAGAAGAAGTTTAGTAGGGATAGAGATCAGGTGGTGAAGGCTTATGAAGTGAGAGACAAGCCGTCTGCGTTAAAGGCCGAGGACTGGGACAGGGTTGTGGCGGTTTTTGTTTTGGGGAAGGAGTGGCAGTTCAAAGATTGGCCCTTCAAGGACCATGtggagatttttaataaaa TTATTGGATTTTTCATGCGGTTTGAAGATGACAGTGTGGAATCTGCAAAGATTGTGAAGCAGTGGAATGTAAAGATTATATCT ATTAGCAAGAACAAGCGGCACCAAGACAGAGCTGCGGCTTTGGAGGTGTGGGACAGACTGGAAGAATTTGTTCGTTCACGGTCGCATTCTTAA
- the LOC123221100 gene encoding protein CDC73 homolog isoform X2 yields the protein MDPLSALRDFTIRGELDKVTQTQNEIRFGSDYTFASSIETPFRSKQGNLYTLQTLVFFIKNNSLKHTEYIQTARAHRIPPVTLPDRKPLFEYLNGKIDSSDQIEFHLPQNPNSLDGPHGETFTNGDEITRNINFNNSVATVDGGKGFENLENIGYMALIRAAERPLKDREQLLECKNSDFYSVLVSSTRREEERQRIESQQRKDGLVAKNRLMGVDERGLGYGGDEGFETTPKPKMLQLKGGKIGEGVPIILVPSAFQTLITIYNVKEFLEDGVYIPTDVKVKNMNGVRPDCVTVQKKFSRDRDQVVKAYEVRDKPSALKAEDWDRVVAVFVLGKEWQFKDWPFKDHVEIFNKIIGF from the exons ATGGATCCTCTATCGGCACTGCGTGACTTCACAATCCGCGGCGAGCTCGACAAGGTCACCCAGACGCAAAATGAAATCCGCTTCGGCTCAGATTACACCTTCGCTTCGTCGATTGAAACCCCTTTTCGATCCAAACAAGGCAATCTCTACACTCTTCAAACCCTCGTTTTCTTTATCAAAAACAACAGTCTCAAGCACACTGAGTATATCCAGACCGCCCGTGCCCACCGCATCCCCCCCGTTACTCTCCCCGATCGTAAACCCCTCTTCGAATACCTCAACGGTAAAATCGACTCCTCCGACCAGATCGAATTCCACCTCCCTCAAAACCCTAACTCCCTTGATGGGCCCCACGGCGAAACCTTTACAAACGGTGACGAGATTACgagaaatatcaattttaataacagtGTTGCCACGGTTGATGGCGGAAAAGGTTTTGAAAATCTTGAAAACATTGGTTACATGGCTTTGATCAGAGCGGCGGAGAGACCGTTGAAGGACCGTGAGCAGCTGTTGGAGTGTAAAAACAGTGATTTTTATAGTGTTCTTGTGTCGTCAACGAGGCGGGAGGAGGAGAGACAGAGAATTGAGTCACAACAGAGGAAGGATGGGTTAGTGGCGAAGAATAGGCTAATGGGAGTTGACGAGAGAGGGTTAGGTTATGGTGGTGATGAGGGTTTTGAAACAACGCCAAAGCCGAAGATGTTGCAACTGAAAGGTGGAAAGATTGGTGAAGGCGTGCCAATAATTCTGGTGCCAAGTGCGTTTCAAACTTTGATAACTATTTACAATGTGAAGGAATTTTTGGAAGATGGGGTGTATATTCCTACTGATGTGAAGGTGAAGAACATGAATGGGGTGAGGCCGGACTGTGTGACAGTGCAGAAGAAGTTTAGTAGGGATAGAGATCAGGTGGTGAAGGCTTATGAAGTGAGAGACAAGCCGTCTGCGTTAAAGGCCGAGGACTGGGACAGGGTTGTGGCGGTTTTTGTTTTGGGGAAGGAGTGGCAGTTCAAAGATTGGCCCTTCAAGGACCATGtggagatttttaataaaa TTATTGGATTTTga
- the LOC123220237 gene encoding uncharacterized N-acetyltransferase p20-like, with product MEGPVEFWEISLRPLELSDIDDFMVWARDDKVTSFTSYGPFSRKEEGIEYINEVVRPHEWFKAICINNRPIGAISVTPFADSARCRGEIGYVLGSKYWGKGIATRAVKMVVNMIFDEWPHLERLEALVDVENVGSQKVLQKAGFMREGVLRKYCIMKGKTRDMVMFSLLSTDPRI from the coding sequence ATGGAAGGCCCGGTTGAATTCTGGGAGATCTCTCTGAGGCCATTGGAGCTATCAGACATCGACGATTTCATGGTGTGGGCAAGAGATGATAAAGTGACTAGTTTCACCAGTTATGGACCTTTCAGTCGCAAAGAAGAAGGCATAGAGTATATCAACGAAGTCGTTAGACCCCACGAGTGGTTCAAGGCAATTTGCATAAATAACAGGCCGATTGGGGCGATTTCAGTCACACCATTTGCGGACAGCGCCAGATGCAGAGGTGAAATCGGGTATGTTCTGGGGTCGAAGTATTGGGGCAAAGGAATTGCTACAAGGGCTGTGAAAATGGTGgtaaatatgatatttgatgaGTGGCCGCATTTGGAGAGACTTGAAGCTCTGGTAGATGTTGAAAATGTTGGGTCACAGAAGGTGCTGCAAAAGGCTGGATTCATGCGGGAAGGTGTTCTCAGAAAGTACTGTATTATGAAGGGAAAAACTAGAGATATGGTCATGTTTAGTCTTCTTTCTACTGATCCCagaatttga